From the genome of Duffyella gerundensis, one region includes:
- the cydD gene encoding heme ABC transporter permease/ATP-binding protein CydD: MNKTRQQFLSHWLRQQRSHGQRWLRLCSVLGALSAVVIVLQAWTLASLLQALIQQNADRHDLLPLFIALFGCFVLRAAVNFLRERAGFMAGLAIRRALRQQVLNRLQQSGPAWIQGKPAGSWSSLLLEQIEDMQDYYARYLPQMTLALLIPLVILLTVLPLNWAAALILFATAPLIPLFMALVGLGAADANRRNFAALARLSGDFLDRLRGLDTLRLFHRGEAEKQHIGQATEHFRLRTMEVLRLAFLSSAVLEFFASLAIAIVAVYFGFSYLGELNFGHYNSGVTLFAGFLVLVLAPEFFQPLRDLGTFYHAKAQAVGAADVLEQFLSQDHPAPHQGINLPAATVLNIEACDLVICSPAGTPLAGPLTFSLPPGRRVAVVGQSGAGKTSLINALLGFLPYQGSLRIGGIELRELAPTQWHQCLSWVGQNPQLPATTLGENLLPAGAETERLPAVIAACGIDEFLPLLPQGLETEVGEHALRLSVGQAQRVAVARALMKPSALLLLDEPGASLDAHHHQRITEALINASYQQTTLMVTHRMSELAAWDEIWVMRDGKIIQQGSWDALHHLPGPLFSLLQQREETKR, from the coding sequence ATGAATAAAACGCGTCAACAGTTTCTCAGCCACTGGCTGCGCCAGCAGCGTTCGCATGGTCAGCGCTGGCTTCGTCTCTGCTCGGTGCTTGGCGCGCTTTCAGCGGTGGTGATCGTCCTGCAGGCCTGGACGCTCGCTTCGCTGTTGCAGGCACTGATTCAGCAAAACGCCGACCGCCACGATCTGCTCCCCCTGTTTATCGCTCTCTTCGGCTGCTTTGTGCTGCGCGCTGCGGTTAATTTCCTGCGTGAACGCGCCGGGTTTATGGCTGGCCTGGCGATTCGTCGTGCGCTGCGTCAGCAGGTATTGAACAGGCTACAGCAGTCAGGTCCGGCCTGGATCCAGGGCAAACCGGCAGGCAGTTGGTCGAGCCTGCTGCTTGAGCAAATTGAGGACATGCAGGATTATTACGCGCGCTACCTGCCACAGATGACGCTGGCGCTGCTGATTCCACTGGTCATTCTTTTAACGGTCCTGCCGCTGAACTGGGCCGCCGCGCTGATTCTGTTTGCCACAGCGCCGTTGATTCCGCTGTTTATGGCGCTGGTTGGACTTGGCGCTGCCGATGCTAACCGCCGTAACTTTGCTGCCCTTGCGCGTCTCAGCGGCGACTTTCTTGACCGTTTGCGCGGGCTTGACACGCTGCGGTTGTTTCATCGTGGCGAGGCGGAAAAACAGCATATTGGCCAGGCAACCGAACATTTTCGCCTGCGCACGATGGAAGTGCTGCGCCTGGCCTTTCTCTCTTCAGCGGTACTGGAATTTTTCGCCTCGCTGGCGATTGCCATTGTGGCGGTCTATTTTGGCTTCTCCTATCTCGGCGAGTTGAACTTCGGTCACTACAATAGTGGCGTCACGCTGTTCGCCGGATTTCTGGTACTGGTGCTGGCACCGGAATTCTTTCAACCATTGCGCGATTTGGGCACCTTTTATCATGCCAAAGCGCAGGCGGTGGGTGCGGCCGACGTACTTGAACAGTTTCTCTCACAGGATCATCCCGCGCCTCATCAGGGCATTAACCTGCCCGCTGCTACCGTCTTGAATATTGAGGCCTGCGATTTGGTGATCTGTTCGCCAGCCGGTACGCCGCTGGCAGGGCCGCTGACGTTTAGCCTGCCGCCAGGCAGGCGCGTGGCTGTGGTTGGGCAAAGCGGCGCGGGCAAAACCTCATTGATCAATGCGCTGCTCGGCTTTCTTCCCTATCAGGGTTCGTTACGCATTGGCGGCATTGAACTTCGCGAACTTGCTCCCACGCAATGGCATCAATGCCTTAGCTGGGTTGGCCAGAATCCACAACTGCCTGCCACGACGCTGGGTGAAAATCTGCTGCCTGCAGGCGCAGAGACTGAACGCCTGCCTGCGGTTATCGCTGCCTGTGGTATCGATGAGTTTTTGCCACTGTTGCCGCAGGGCCTGGAAACCGAAGTGGGCGAACATGCTCTGCGTCTCTCGGTAGGCCAGGCACAGCGGGTGGCCGTTGCCAGAGCGCTCATGAAACCTTCCGCCTTGCTGCTGCTGGATGAGCCGGGCGCCAGCCTGGATGCGCACCACCATCAGCGTATTACGGAGGCATTGATTAACGCGTCTTATCAGCAGACCACGCTGATGGTGACGCACCGAATGTCTGAGCTGGCGGCGTGGGATGAAATCTGGGTGATGCGCGACGGAAAAATCATTCAGCAAGGCAGTTGGGATGCATTGCATCACCTGCCCGGCCCGCTATTTTCTCTGTTGCAACAGCGCGAGGAGACGAAACGATGA
- the aat gene encoding leucyl/phenylalanyl-tRNA--protein transferase, producing MRLVQLSRESLNFPPPSMALREPNGLLAMGGDLSPARLLNAYHNGIFPWFSPGDPILWWSPDPRAVLDPATFHLSRSMKRFHRHSPYQVTLNHDFDAVVAGCASDRNEGTWITNEVRRAWSRLFAMQQAHSIEVWAEGELVGGMYGLALGQIFCGESMFSRQENASKTALLVFCQHFMRYHGKLIDCQVLNAHTASLGAVDISRAAYLEQLDELANQPVDPACWQSQRLF from the coding sequence ATGAGACTGGTTCAGCTTTCCCGTGAATCATTGAATTTCCCCCCGCCGTCGATGGCGCTGCGTGAACCTAATGGCCTGCTGGCGATGGGCGGCGATCTCTCGCCTGCCCGTCTGCTCAATGCTTATCACAACGGCATTTTTCCGTGGTTCTCGCCTGGCGACCCTATTTTGTGGTGGTCACCCGATCCCCGCGCCGTGCTGGATCCCGCCACCTTTCATCTCAGTCGCAGCATGAAACGATTCCATCGCCATTCGCCTTATCAGGTGACACTTAATCACGACTTTGACGCGGTGGTTGCTGGCTGTGCCAGCGATCGCAACGAAGGCACCTGGATTACCAATGAGGTCAGGCGCGCATGGAGCCGTCTGTTTGCTATGCAGCAGGCGCACTCCATCGAAGTGTGGGCGGAGGGTGAACTGGTTGGCGGCATGTACGGTCTGGCGCTGGGACAAATATTTTGCGGTGAATCGATGTTCAGCCGCCAGGAGAACGCTTCCAAAACCGCACTGCTGGTTTTTTGCCAGCACTTTATGCGCTATCACGGCAAATTGATCGATTGCCAGGTGCTGAATGCACACACCGCATCGCTGGGCGCGGTGGATATCAGCCGCGCAGCCTATCTGGAGCAGCTGGACGAACTGGCGAATCAACCTGTTGATCCCGCTTGTTGGCAGTCACAACGCCTTTTTTAA
- the lrp gene encoding leucine-responsive transcriptional regulator Lrp — protein MVDNKKRPGKDLDRIDRNILNELQKDGRISNVELSKRVGLSPTPCLERVRRLERQGFILGYTAQLNPHYLDASLLVFVEITLNRGAPDVFEQFNAAVQKLEETQECHLVSGDFDYLLKTRVPDMSAYRKLLGETLLRLPGVNDTRTYVVMEEVKQSNRLVIKTR, from the coding sequence ATGGTAGATAATAAAAAACGCCCCGGGAAAGATCTCGATCGTATCGACCGCAATATTCTTAATGAACTGCAAAAAGATGGACGCATTTCCAACGTCGAGTTGTCGAAGCGTGTGGGGTTATCGCCAACGCCATGCCTTGAGCGTGTTCGTCGCCTGGAACGTCAGGGATTTATCCTTGGCTATACCGCGCAGCTGAACCCGCACTATCTTGATGCCTCACTGCTGGTTTTCGTTGAGATTACTCTGAATCGCGGCGCGCCAGATGTGTTTGAACAGTTTAATGCCGCGGTACAAAAACTTGAGGAAACTCAAGAGTGTCATCTTGTTTCAGGTGATTTCGACTACCTGCTGAAAACGCGTGTGCCAGATATGTCCGCCTACCGTAAACTGCTGGGCGAAACCCTGCTGCGTCTGCCGGGTGTCAACGACACGCGTACCTACGTGGTCATGGAAGAAGTGAAACAGAGCAACCGCCTTGTCATTAAAACGCGGTAA
- the cydC gene encoding heme ABC transporter ATP-binding protein/permease CydC translates to MKALLPFFRLWRRQFWLLSLGVVLALLTLLASIGLLTLSGWFLAASSLAGAAGLTTFNYMLPAAGVRGAAIVRTASRYFERLVSHDATFRVLRFLRVHTFSALLPLAPAGLMRFRQGELLNRFVADVDTLDHLYLRIISPLISAVIVTLVVALGLGYLDLKLGLLVGSIMLLTLCLLPLLFYRLGQPGGHAISVLRGVWRDRLTGWLQAQAELQIFGMAALWRQRLDETEEQWQQAQRRQTTLAACSQALLTIITGACVVSVLWLAAAGVGDHAQPGALLALVVFCTLAAFEALGPLATAFLHLSQVTRAAERITDIIEQPPAVRFPENSSVLTAASIDLQAVTFSYPGSAQPAVDAVDLHLRAGEKVALLGYTGCGKSTLLNLLTRAWDPQQGTILLSGIPLQNWSEAALRATLTVVTQRVHLFNQTLRENLQVACASASDDSMIDALRQTGLEKLLLDPHGLDAWLGEGGRDLSGGERRRLGIARALLHNGPIWLLDEPTEGLDAETEKQILALLQRLSRDKTVIMVTHRLQGLQHMDRICLMAEGRIVEQGSHLELLSKASHYRAFHQPFTL, encoded by the coding sequence ATGAAAGCATTGCTGCCATTTTTTCGCCTGTGGCGTCGGCAATTCTGGCTGCTCAGTCTCGGTGTGGTGCTTGCGCTGCTGACCCTGCTGGCCAGCATCGGACTGCTCACGTTGTCGGGCTGGTTTCTCGCCGCCTCTTCGCTGGCGGGCGCGGCGGGCTTAACCACTTTCAACTATATGCTGCCTGCAGCGGGCGTGCGCGGCGCGGCGATTGTGCGTACCGCGTCGCGCTATTTTGAACGACTGGTCAGCCACGATGCGACATTCCGGGTACTGCGTTTTTTGCGCGTGCATACCTTCAGTGCCCTGCTGCCGCTGGCGCCTGCCGGGCTGATGAGATTTCGTCAGGGTGAGCTGCTTAACCGTTTTGTTGCGGATGTCGATACGCTGGATCATCTTTACCTGCGCATTATCTCCCCGCTGATCAGCGCGGTGATCGTGACGCTGGTGGTCGCTCTGGGTTTAGGCTATCTCGACCTGAAGCTCGGGTTGCTGGTCGGTAGCATTATGCTGTTGACGCTATGCCTGTTACCGCTGCTTTTTTATCGGCTGGGCCAGCCTGGCGGACACGCCATCAGTGTGCTGCGCGGCGTCTGGCGCGATCGCCTGACCGGCTGGCTGCAGGCGCAGGCTGAACTGCAAATTTTCGGCATGGCAGCATTATGGCGCCAGCGGCTGGATGAGACAGAAGAACAATGGCAGCAGGCACAGCGTCGTCAGACTACACTGGCGGCCTGTTCACAGGCGTTACTGACGATCATCACCGGCGCCTGTGTGGTGTCCGTACTCTGGCTGGCGGCAGCGGGCGTGGGCGATCACGCTCAGCCAGGCGCCCTGCTGGCTTTAGTGGTGTTTTGCACGCTGGCAGCTTTTGAGGCGCTGGGCCCGCTGGCCACCGCGTTTTTGCATCTCAGCCAGGTCACCCGCGCTGCAGAGCGCATTACCGATATCATTGAGCAACCGCCGGCGGTGCGTTTTCCAGAAAATTCATCGGTGCTCACGGCGGCTTCAATTGACCTGCAGGCGGTGACCTTTAGCTATCCGGGCAGCGCGCAGCCAGCGGTCGACGCGGTGGATTTACATTTGCGTGCAGGTGAGAAAGTGGCGTTGCTGGGTTACACCGGCTGTGGCAAATCCACGCTGTTGAACCTGCTCACGCGGGCATGGGATCCGCAACAGGGCACCATCCTGCTAAGCGGAATCCCATTACAAAACTGGAGTGAAGCGGCGCTGCGGGCAACCCTCACCGTGGTAACGCAACGGGTGCATCTGTTTAATCAAACGCTGCGTGAGAATTTACAAGTCGCCTGCGCCTCCGCCTCTGATGACAGCATGATTGATGCTCTACGCCAAACCGGGCTGGAGAAATTGCTGCTCGACCCGCACGGGCTGGATGCCTGGCTGGGTGAAGGCGGCAGAGACCTTTCCGGTGGTGAACGTCGTCGGTTGGGCATTGCACGTGCACTATTGCACAACGGCCCGATTTGGTTGCTGGATGAGCCAACCGAAGGCCTCGATGCCGAGACGGAAAAGCAGATTCTGGCGCTGCTCCAGCGCCTGAGCCGTGATAAAACCGTGATTATGGTGACGCACCGACTGCAGGGCCTGCAGCATATGGATCGCATCTGCCTGATGGCAGAAGGCCGAATCGTTGAACAGGGCAGCCATCTGGAACTGCTCTCAAAAGCGAGTCACTACCGCGCTTTTCACCAGCCGTTTACGCTATAG
- the lolA gene encoding outer membrane lipoprotein chaperone LolA has product MKKILLSCCVLTAFASASALADGASELQQRLDKVNSFHASFTQKVTDGSGANVQDGQGELWVKRPNLFNWHMTAPDESIIISDGKSLWFYNPFVEQVSASWLKDATSNTPFMLIARNQANDWKQYNIKQQGDQFSLTPKSDAGNLKQFTINVSRSGTINQFSAIEQDGQRSNYELKSQQNGAISPDKFTFTPPKGVTVDDQRQ; this is encoded by the coding sequence ATGAAAAAGATTCTTCTTTCTTGCTGCGTGCTCACGGCATTTGCATCAGCCAGCGCATTGGCCGACGGTGCCAGCGAACTCCAGCAGCGCCTTGATAAAGTAAACAGTTTCCACGCCAGCTTTACGCAGAAAGTCACCGACGGCAGTGGAGCAAACGTGCAGGACGGTCAGGGCGAGCTGTGGGTTAAGCGACCGAATCTGTTTAACTGGCATATGACCGCCCCCGATGAAAGCATCATCATTTCTGATGGCAAATCGCTGTGGTTCTACAACCCGTTTGTTGAGCAGGTTAGTGCCAGCTGGCTGAAAGATGCGACCAGCAACACGCCATTTATGCTGATTGCGCGCAACCAGGCGAATGACTGGAAGCAGTACAATATCAAACAGCAGGGCGATCAATTTTCACTGACGCCAAAAAGCGATGCCGGAAACCTCAAGCAGTTCACCATTAACGTTTCCCGCAGCGGCACCATCAATCAGTTCAGCGCAATTGAGCAGGATGGTCAACGTAGCAACTATGAGCTGAAGAGCCAGCAAAACGGTGCTATCAGCCCGGATAAATTTACCTTTACGCCGCCTAAAGGCGTAACGGTGGACGACCAACGACAGTGA
- the infA gene encoding translation initiation factor IF-1 produces the protein MAKEDNIEMQGTVLDTLPNTMFRVELENGHVVTAHISGKMRKNYIRILTGDKVTVELTPYDLSKGRIVFRSR, from the coding sequence ATGGCCAAAGAAGACAACATTGAAATGCAGGGTACCGTACTTGATACGTTGCCTAACACCATGTTCCGCGTTGAATTGGAAAACGGGCACGTGGTAACCGCTCATATCTCCGGTAAAATGCGCAAAAACTATATCCGCATCCTGACGGGCGACAAAGTCACAGTTGAGCTGACCCCGTACGACCTGAGCAAAGGCCGCATTGTCTTCCGTAGTCGTTAG
- a CDS encoding DNA translocase FtsK 4TM domain-containing protein, which translates to MSQEYTEDKDVSLQPLSSGRRLLEALLIIVALFAVYLMIALVSFNPSDPSWSQTAWHEPIHNLGGGVGAWLADTLLFIFGVMAYAIPPVILGLCWITFRQRDRQDYIDYFAVGLRLIGVLALVITTCGLAALNADDIWYFASGGVIGSLVSNAMAPWFNGAAGTLTLLCIWAAGLTLYTGWSWLTIAEKIGGVVMGVLTFASNRSRDDDRWQDEEDEPQAPVIQRATPVAEDDEDILLAPPRKLSAHAADDNTDNDELDDPLFAPVAKTPAAPAAVEAAAPTVPPAAASQPQPVATAPVQQPPASPAQPLAASQPAPHYAAAESETPPLYHFDIPEDAAPAGQIDEDEPVMGNWRGTTDPASPFDFSSPQPSQPAQIPAAATVAAASFAASQASAHAFMPEFSASSSEEINPQVKQGIGPELPRPNPVKLPTRRELASYGIKLPSQRMAEEKAKQEEQRQPSTEPTTDAVENAAQEAELRDAWQEQQQQRYGEEYQPQAEKEEEEAREQAALARQFADQQQQRYQPPQPDTPAPAFSIDTAAAFDFSPMDDLVDDGPGEPLFTIAATPEVELPQQSAQWSAQQPVNTPPRYEPPTPPKVHDAEPVFAPEPVPRYVAPEPPVAQPPVQPEVHDAEPVFAPEPVPRYVAPEPPVAQPPAQPAYAAPVAPAAPTPEKNSMQDSLFHPFLVRHEQPMEKPSTPLPVLELLTAPPEEEEPVDMFALEQTARLVEARLADYRVKAEVVGISPGPVITRFELDLAPGVKAARISNLSRDLARSLSAVAVRVVEVIPGKPYVGLELPNKKRQTVYLREVLDCATFRDNPSPLAVVLGKDIAGQPVVADLAKMPHLLVAGTTGSGKSVGVNTMIISMLYKATPDEVRFIMIDPKMLELSVYEGIPHLLTEVVTDMKDAANALRWSVGEMERRYKLMSALGVRNLAGYNEKVMQAEAMGRPIPDPFWKPGDSMDSTPPVLEKLPYIVVLVDEFADLMMAVGKKVEELIARLAQKARAAGIHLVLATQRPSVDVITGLIKANIPTRIAFTVSSKIDSRTILDQSGAESLLGMGDMLYMPPNSSMPIRVHGAFVRDEEVHAVVSDWKARGRPQYIESITAGSESEAGSLGLEGDEELDPLFDQAVAFIVEKRRASISGVQRQFRIGYNRAARIIEQMEVQGIVSPPGHNGNREVLSPPPHEM; encoded by the coding sequence TTGAGCCAGGAATATACAGAAGATAAAGACGTTTCCCTGCAGCCTCTTAGCAGCGGACGTCGTCTGCTTGAAGCTTTGCTGATCATCGTAGCGCTGTTTGCTGTTTATCTGATGATAGCACTAGTGAGTTTTAATCCCTCCGATCCCAGCTGGTCGCAAACGGCCTGGCATGAACCGATCCATAACCTTGGTGGTGGCGTAGGCGCATGGCTGGCTGATACTTTGCTGTTTATCTTTGGCGTGATGGCGTATGCCATTCCTCCGGTGATTTTAGGCCTGTGCTGGATTACCTTTCGCCAGCGCGATCGCCAGGATTACATCGACTATTTTGCCGTAGGATTACGTCTGATAGGCGTGCTGGCGCTGGTGATCACCACCTGTGGTCTGGCAGCGCTTAATGCTGACGATATCTGGTATTTTGCGTCGGGTGGCGTAATTGGTAGCTTGGTAAGTAACGCTATGGCGCCGTGGTTCAACGGTGCAGCAGGCACACTGACGCTGCTGTGCATCTGGGCAGCGGGTCTAACCCTTTATACCGGCTGGTCGTGGCTGACTATCGCTGAAAAAATCGGCGGCGTCGTCATGGGCGTACTGACCTTTGCCAGTAACCGTTCGCGTGATGACGATCGCTGGCAGGATGAGGAAGATGAACCGCAGGCGCCGGTCATTCAGCGCGCAACGCCCGTTGCAGAAGATGATGAAGATATTCTGCTGGCTCCGCCACGCAAACTCTCCGCTCATGCAGCTGACGACAATACCGATAACGATGAGCTGGACGATCCGCTGTTTGCGCCGGTAGCGAAAACGCCTGCTGCACCAGCCGCCGTTGAGGCCGCTGCGCCAACAGTCCCGCCAGCTGCTGCGTCTCAGCCTCAGCCAGTGGCAACCGCGCCGGTGCAACAACCGCCTGCGTCGCCTGCTCAGCCCTTAGCAGCCAGCCAGCCAGCACCGCATTACGCAGCGGCTGAGTCAGAAACGCCACCGCTATATCACTTCGATATCCCAGAAGATGCTGCCCCTGCAGGGCAGATTGACGAGGATGAGCCTGTTATGGGCAACTGGCGCGGCACCACTGATCCAGCCTCACCGTTCGATTTCTCTTCACCGCAACCCTCACAGCCCGCTCAGATTCCTGCTGCGGCTACGGTAGCGGCGGCGAGTTTTGCCGCCAGCCAGGCTTCTGCCCATGCCTTTATGCCGGAATTTAGCGCCAGCAGTAGCGAAGAGATTAATCCACAGGTCAAGCAGGGCATTGGTCCTGAACTTCCTCGGCCTAATCCGGTTAAGCTGCCAACGCGCCGCGAGCTCGCTTCCTATGGCATTAAGCTACCGTCACAGCGCATGGCAGAAGAGAAAGCTAAACAGGAAGAGCAACGTCAGCCATCTACAGAACCGACCACGGATGCCGTAGAAAATGCGGCACAGGAAGCGGAACTGCGCGATGCCTGGCAAGAACAACAGCAACAGCGTTACGGCGAAGAGTATCAGCCCCAGGCTGAAAAAGAGGAAGAAGAAGCACGTGAACAGGCAGCGCTGGCTCGCCAGTTTGCCGATCAGCAGCAGCAGCGTTATCAGCCGCCTCAGCCAGATACGCCAGCGCCTGCTTTCTCTATCGATACAGCCGCCGCGTTTGATTTCTCGCCGATGGATGATCTGGTCGACGACGGACCCGGTGAACCGCTGTTTACCATCGCTGCCACGCCTGAAGTCGAGCTGCCGCAACAGTCAGCGCAGTGGTCCGCTCAGCAGCCGGTTAACACGCCACCGCGTTACGAGCCGCCAACGCCGCCCAAAGTGCATGATGCTGAACCGGTATTTGCACCCGAACCGGTACCACGTTATGTCGCACCTGAGCCGCCAGTGGCACAGCCGCCAGTGCAGCCCGAAGTGCATGATGCTGAACCGGTGTTTGCTCCCGAACCGGTGCCGCGTTATGTCGCACCCGAGCCGCCGGTGGCACAGCCGCCAGCCCAGCCCGCTTACGCCGCGCCGGTGGCACCCGCTGCACCAACACCGGAAAAAAACAGCATGCAGGATAGTCTGTTTCATCCGTTCCTGGTGCGTCATGAGCAACCGATGGAGAAACCGTCAACGCCATTGCCGGTGTTGGAGTTATTGACGGCACCGCCTGAAGAAGAAGAACCGGTAGATATGTTCGCACTTGAGCAGACGGCGCGGTTGGTTGAGGCTCGTCTGGCTGACTACCGTGTTAAAGCGGAAGTGGTCGGCATTTCTCCGGGCCCGGTTATCACGCGCTTTGAGCTGGATCTGGCGCCAGGCGTCAAAGCGGCGCGTATCTCAAATCTCTCTCGCGATTTGGCGCGTTCGCTTTCTGCAGTTGCGGTGCGTGTGGTTGAGGTGATTCCCGGTAAACCTTATGTGGGTCTTGAGCTACCAAACAAAAAGCGGCAGACGGTCTATCTGCGTGAAGTGCTGGATTGCGCCACCTTCCGCGACAATCCTTCGCCGCTGGCCGTTGTGCTGGGCAAAGACATTGCAGGCCAACCGGTAGTGGCCGATTTGGCAAAAATGCCGCACCTGTTGGTTGCCGGTACCACCGGTTCGGGTAAATCGGTCGGCGTTAACACCATGATCATCAGCATGCTGTATAAAGCGACGCCGGATGAAGTGCGCTTCATCATGATCGACCCGAAAATGTTGGAGCTGTCGGTTTACGAAGGCATTCCGCATCTGTTAACAGAAGTGGTTACCGACATGAAAGATGCCGCCAATGCGCTGCGCTGGAGTGTGGGTGAGATGGAGCGTCGCTATAAGCTGATGTCGGCGCTCGGCGTGCGTAACCTTGCTGGCTACAATGAAAAAGTGATGCAGGCCGAAGCGATGGGCAGGCCGATTCCCGATCCGTTCTGGAAACCCGGCGATAGCATGGACAGTACGCCGCCAGTGCTGGAAAAACTGCCTTATATCGTGGTGTTGGTCGATGAGTTCGCCGATTTGATGATGGCCGTCGGTAAAAAGGTGGAAGAGTTAATCGCACGCCTGGCGCAAAAAGCGCGTGCGGCTGGCATACATTTAGTACTGGCTACGCAGCGTCCGTCGGTGGATGTGATTACCGGCTTGATCAAAGCAAACATCCCGACCCGTATCGCTTTTACCGTCTCAAGCAAAATCGATTCGCGTACCATTCTCGATCAGTCGGGTGCAGAATCGCTATTAGGCATGGGCGATATGCTCTACATGCCGCCTAACTCATCGATGCCAATCCGTGTTCATGGCGCTTTTGTGCGCGATGAAGAGGTGCATGCGGTAGTCAGTGACTGGAAGGCACGTGGTCGTCCGCAGTACATCGAAAGCATCACCGCGGGCAGTGAAAGCGAAGCGGGCAGTCTGGGACTGGAAGGCGATGAAGAGTTGGATCCGTTGTTCGATCAGGCGGTGGCCTTTATCGTTGAGAAGCGGCGTGCATCGATTTCAGGTGTGCAACGCCAGTTCCGCATTGGCTATAACCGTGCTGCTCGTATCATTGAACAGATGGAAGTGCAGGGCATCGTTTCGCCACCAGGCCATAACGGTAACCGCGAAGTACTTTCTCCACCGCCTCATGAGATGTAA
- the trxB gene encoding thioredoxin-disulfide reductase has protein sequence MSTAKHSKLLILGSGPAGYTAAVYAARANLNPVLITGLEKGGQLTTTTEVENWPGDPEHLTGPLLMERMHEHAVKFNTEILFDHIHTVDLQNRPFRLIGDSGEYTADALIIATGASARYLGLPSEEAFKGKGVSACATCDGFFYRNQKVAVVGGGNTAVEEALYLANIAAEVHLIHRRDSFRAEKILIDRLMDKVNNGNIVLHTDRALEEVLGDQMGVTGVRLRGSLDETITEELDVAGVFIAIGHSPNTAIFADQLDLENGYITVQSGLHGNATQTSIPGVFAAGDVMDHTYRQAITSAGTGCMAALDAERYLDGLVKNDR, from the coding sequence ATGAGTACGGCCAAACACAGTAAGCTACTTATTTTGGGCTCAGGCCCGGCAGGCTATACCGCAGCAGTTTATGCTGCACGCGCCAATCTCAACCCGGTATTGATCACCGGCCTGGAAAAAGGCGGTCAGCTAACTACGACCACCGAAGTTGAAAACTGGCCAGGCGATCCAGAGCATTTGACCGGTCCTTTGCTGATGGAACGTATGCATGAGCATGCGGTAAAATTTAACACCGAAATTTTGTTCGATCATATTCACACCGTCGATCTGCAAAATCGCCCTTTCCGCTTAATCGGCGACAGCGGTGAATACACGGCCGATGCGCTGATCATTGCCACCGGCGCGTCAGCACGTTATCTCGGCCTGCCGAGTGAAGAAGCCTTTAAGGGCAAAGGCGTTTCCGCCTGCGCGACCTGCGACGGCTTTTTCTACCGTAACCAAAAGGTCGCGGTTGTCGGTGGCGGTAACACCGCGGTGGAAGAGGCACTTTATCTGGCGAATATCGCAGCGGAAGTACATCTTATTCACCGTCGTGACAGCTTCCGCGCCGAGAAAATCTTGATCGATCGTCTGATGGATAAAGTGAATAACGGCAATATCGTGCTGCACACTGACCGCGCGCTGGAAGAAGTGCTGGGCGATCAGATGGGCGTAACCGGTGTTCGTCTGCGTGGCAGCCTTGATGAGACGATTACGGAAGAGCTGGATGTGGCAGGCGTGTTCATCGCTATCGGTCACAGCCCAAATACCGCTATTTTTGCCGACCAGCTTGATCTGGAAAATGGCTACATTACCGTTCAGTCCGGTTTGCACGGTAACGCCACGCAGACCAGCATCCCAGGCGTTTTTGCCGCAGGTGATGTGATGGACCATACCTATCGCCAGGCTATCACTTCTGCCGGTACCGGCTGTATGGCTGCTCTGGATGCCGAGCGCTATCTGGATGGTCTGGTTAAAAACGATCGCTAA